The genomic interval GTTTAAGGCGCGGATGATTATCATAAGAGATTCCCACCATATCATAAGATTCGCGTTCTTGAAAATCGGCACTTCTCCAAATCCAGAAGACAGACGGAATTCTAGGATTATCCTTTTGGGCAAAGACTTTTATGCAGACTTCTTCTGGATTATCTATACCGTATTGTATTCTTGTAAGATGATACACGCTAGCTAAAGATCCACCGGGTGCTACATCATAAGCACATTGGGAGCGTAAATAATTATAACCATATACATATAAAATGACAGCAATGGAATCCCAATCCCCTGCTTTTATTTGTAAAGTCTCTATTCCTCGGTGATCAAAGCCCAAAGATCTATGAACCACCTCATGTTTGACTAGCCAATTAGATAACCAACCCTGCTGCATTGTCTTCATCTCTCCCTCTTTGTATAAATATTTCCCAtttcggatgcaagtttgaaagattgctctgctttttctttttctacacAAAAGAGCCCCCCCCTCCTAATTCACTAATTTGTAGGAAGGTACTGGACTTTTggattttaaaaaagtttcagaaGATATATCTAATGTCGATGGTGATTGATAGAGCAATTCTTGCTCATAAGTTCCTGTATGAGTACTGCGCCTAACATAAAGCTTGTGACTGGTAGTAAaacatctttttttattttgagatAGAGTTCGATCCTCAACTATTTCTCGCGATATCTTCTTACGAAGTTTTGTTAGGGCATCTATAACTGCCTCCGGTTTAGGAGGGCAGCCCGGCAAGTAGACATCCACAGGAATTAACTTATCAACTCCCCGAACAGTACTATAGGAATCCGTACTGAACATTCCCCCTGTAATAGTACAGGCTCCCATAGCAATGACGTATTTTGGTTCAGGCATTTGCTCGTATAATCTCACTAAAGACGGAGCCATTTTCATTGTTACCGTACCGGCTGTTAAAATTAGGTCTGCTTGCCTAGGACTTGATCTTGGTACCAATCCATAACGATCAAAATCGAATCGTGAACCTATTAAtgaagcaaattcaatgaaacAACAACTGGTACCGTATAGAAGGGGCCATAAACTGGAGAGTCTTGACCAATTCGAAAGATCATTTAGTGTAGTTGAAATAACAGAATTGGAACTTGTTTGGTCAAGTAAGGGAAACTCAATCAAATTCATAACTGTCTCAATAGaatcttttccttctttttttttgtctAAATATTCAGTTAAGACCATTCCAAGGCTCCTTTTCGCCATGCATAAACTAAACCGACAACTAAGATAAGCACGAAAATCAAAGCTTCGATAAAAACGGATACACCCAATACGTCGAAACTCATTGCCCAAGGGTATAGAAAGACGGTttccacatcaaaaacaacaaaaacgagcGCAAACATATAATAGCGTATTCGGAATTGTACCCAAGCCCCTCCCATGGGTTCTATACCCGATTCATAACTAGAAAGCTTCTCTGGTCCTTCACTAACCGGGGCTAAAAGCCCTGAAATCGAAAATGCCAAAATAGGAATAAGGCTTGCTATTATTAGAAATGTCCAAAAAATATCATATTCGTGAAGCAGAAACATAATGTACTCCCATTAATGTGGAATAGGCGGAACTTAAATTAGTCAATTCAATTCAGCATTGTCAATTTATCCAgaacttctctcttttcctcggtGAAACAAGAATCTTTTTTGTTCAAACAAAAGCGCTTAGTTTAGCCTTTGTTTCCTCTGTGCTGCATCTTCTTTAAAGATTCATCCAATGGAATCCCAACTCCCTTTCTTTTGGATTTCCATTCTATTTAGATATGGTGTATGTAGATCTaattcttatataaagaaaacttTATCGTTTCACTTTGTCTCGCTTTCTCTAGAATCTCTATAAAAAAAGAATAGCTCTATCCTTTATTTACTATTTAATAATAATAAGAGACTATTAAATAAAAATGAGAATACtactaattagaataattagaaccTAATTAAGATAGTAGGACTAATCTATGCAGTATAATGAGAAGTAatactataaaaataaaaataaagaactcTATTTCAGAACTATGAGACAGAATATTCTGTTTTCTTATTTActctttactttattttttctatttttcgtttttcttttccTGTCTGTATGATTTTGATTTTCGATGAATGAGCCTTTGGTAATGCTTTTATCTCTATTCTATGTCGCAGGCGCCTATCCAGTCTATAAACAAATACTAATGCGAAAATGAAAACTATACTAAACTAAAGAAAACATAGGATAgagatcctaaaatagaaaaaagggcATATTAGGGCTATACGGATTCGAACCGTAGACCTTCTCGGTAAAACAGATCAAACGGATTATTATCGAAATGATTTGAACTGTTTCAAAGACCCAACATGCATTTTTTTGCATTGGGCTCTTTCATAAACTGATTTAAAGATCAGTTAGTCCACCATAGTTTTTCTTTACGGAAAGATAATGAGATGGCTCCCTGTGCTCTGATTGATTTTTTGTATTATGATCTATCTAGGAGCAATACCAAAGTGTTTCAAAGGAGGATTACCTTGACTTAGGTCTGCCTCTGGTCTAAATTAAATCAACCTAAGTGAAATGGAGTCTCTATCGTTCCACTGCAAGAGTTAACTATGAGACTTCATACACCTTAAAGTTCATAGAACGAAAAGAAGTTTTTTGGAGGCCCTTATCCTCATTACGCCTAGCATTTAGTGGGCTGGATATTTACCTTATCAACTAGCAAATCCATAAGGGTTCTATTTGATTAGGCACCTGAATTGGCACCTGAATCGGACTGAACCGACTGTTTGTCAGGCTACTGTTCTCCTATTCTCTCGAATCTATGAAGTAAGACATTGATTTTGCAATAAGATCGATTATGTTCATTGCATAATAAGCTCCTTTGAAAAGCATTGGCGCACGTGTAAACGAGTTGCTCTACCGAACTGAGCTATAGCCCTTATCAGAGATATCTTAACATATAGAGAATTTCTTGTCAAGATGAATATTTTCTAATGCCAGAGGATATCCCTTTGATCTGTATCTGTTTAGTATTTAGTTTAGTATTTAGTATATAACAGACCAATAACAGAGCGGTATTGCTTAGAAAAGGGATTCAATATATAATCGATCGAAGTAATGGGTCTTCCTTTGTGGTGATAAATTGCCTACTTAACTCAGTGGTTAGAGTATTGCTTTCATACGGCGGGAGTCATTGGTTCAAATCCAATAGTAGGTAAGTAGGTAGAAAAATTACTAGATAGCATTGGACTTACTTCGCTTCGCTATCTAATAACTTTTTCTACCCCTCTTCCCTTTTTCTTTGTATCAACTATAAACCACTGGATTGTCTTCAATTGGATGGGGGAATCCAATTGACAGCCTCGATTCGTATCCTAGCTCGTCTGAGAGCGAGCTTCGCTTCAACCAAATCTTTCGTACCCTCAGCTTTACTCAAGTTAGCTTCGGCTATTTCAAGTGCCTTTTGAGCTTCTTCCGGATCAATATCACTACCCAGTTCCGCATCATTTCCTAAAATGATGATCTCATTATTAACTATTCTCGCAAAACCGCTCCACAGAACCGCCGTTAACCATTGGTCGTTGAGGAGGCGTATTCTCAAAGGACCCATATCTACTGCTGTGTTAATAGGGGCGTGGTTTGGTAATACGCCAATTTGGCCACTATTCGTGGATAAAATGATTTCTTTCACTTCACAATCCCAAATAATTCGCTTAGGAGTCAGTACATAAAGATTTAATTTCATTTCTgcgatttgttctcctcttctaagGTTATAGCTTTCGTGCTAGCTTCATCGATGTTACCCACCAAATAAAAAGCCTGTTCAGGTAGGCCGTCTAATTCTCCGGAAAGGATTAGTTGAAATCCCCTAATAGTTTCCGCAAGAGCAACATACTTTCCTGGAGAACCAGTAAAAACTTCTGCCACAAAGAACGGTTGTGATAAGAAACGCTCAATTTTTCTTGCTCTTGCTACAGTTAAACGATCCTCTTCCGATAATTCATCCAAGCCAAGAATTGCGATAATGTCCTGAAGTTCTTTGTAACGTTGTAAAGTTTCCTTAACTCTTTGCGCAGTTTCATAATGTTCGTTGCCAACGATCCGAGGCTGTAACATAGTTGATGTTGAATCTAAAGGATCTACTGCTGGATAAATACCCTTGGAAGCTAATCCTCTGGAAAGTACGGTAGTAGCATCCAAAtgtgcaaatgttgtggcaggggCAGGGTCGGTCAAATCGTCCGCAGGTACATAAACTGCTTGAATCGAAGTTATAGATCCCTTTTTAGTAGAAGCAATTCTTTCTTGCAAAGAACCCATTTCTGTACTAAGAGTAGGTTGATAACCCACTGCGGAGGGCATTCTCCCTAATAAAGCGGATACCTCTGATCCTGCTTGAACAAAACGAAAGATATTATCGATAAATAAAAGCACGTCTTGCTTATTAACATCTCGGAAATATTCTGCCATAGTTAGGGCAGTTAAACCAACTCTCATACGAGCTCCCGGTGGTTCATTCATTTGGCCATAGACTAGAGCTACCTTTGATTCTTCAATATTTTTTTCATTAATTACTCCGGATTCCTTCATTTCCATATAAAGATCATTTCCTTCACGAGTCCGTTCCCCTACTCCACCGAATACGGATACGCCCCCATGAGCTTTAGCAATGTTATTGATTAATTCCATGATCAGTACTGTTTTACCTACTCCAGCCCCCCCAAATAGTCCTATTTTTCCTCCACGTCGATAAGGAGCTAAAAGATCGACGACCTTAATACCTGTTTCAAAGATGGATAATTTCGTATCTAACTCGATAAAGGCAGGCGCAGATCTATGAATAGGGAACGTTGCACTACTATCTACAGGACCCAAATTGTCAACAGGCTCCCCAAGAACGTTGAAAATTCGTCCGAGAGTAGCTCCACCGACCGGAACACTGAGAGGAGCTCCCGTGTCAATCACTTCCATTCCTCTCATCAACCCGTCCGTAGCACTCATAGCTACAGCTCTAACTCGATTATTTCCTAATAATTGTTGTACCTCACAAGTCACATTAATTTGCTTATCGGCAGTGTCTCTACTCTGGACTACTAAAGCGTTATAAATATAAGGTAACTTGCCCGGGGGAAAAGTGACATCCAGCACGGGtccaataatttgatcgatacgaCCTGTACTTTTTTCTTCACTTGTGGAAACCCCGGGACGAGAAGTAGTAGGATTGGTTCTCATAATTATCACATAATTAAAAAAAAGGAATTTGTCgaaatttttctttttttattgttgaataatgccaaatcaaatcaaaaaaaatccaaaagtaAAAAGGAAATGAATTAGTTAAttcaataagagagaaaaggggacCAGGACTTGATTTCGTTGCCCAAGCGAATCCCATTCAATCGTTTACTCATGGAATGAGTCCGTTGGAAAGTTCAATCAATCTTTTTTTCATATACATTTTGCCTTTTGTGGAGGATCTGTGCCTACTCTACTTTCCTATCTAGGACTTCGATATACAAAATATATACTACTGTGAAGCATAGATTGCTGTCAACAAAGAATTTTATTAGTATTTAGTTAGGTATTTGCATTCCAAATAAGAAAAGAGACCTATTAAGAACTTGTAAAATAAGGATTAGGGATTAATTTGGGTTGCGCTATACCTATCAAAGAGTATACAATAATGATGGATTTGGTAAATCAAATCCATGGTTTAATAACGAACCGTGTTAACTTACCATAACAACAACTCAATTCCTATCGAATTCCTATAGTGGAATTCCTATAGGATAGAACATACACAGGGTGTACGCATTATATATGAATGAAACATATTCATTAACCTAAGCATGCCCTCAATTTTCTTTAATGAGTTGATATTATATTAATTGAATATCCTTTTTGTTTTACGAGATTTTTGCTAAAGTTTCATTTACGCCTAATTAACATCGAGTAGACCCTGTTATTGTGAGAATTCTTAATTCAAGAGTTGTAGGGAGGGACTTATGTCACcacaaacagaaactaaagcAGGTGTTGGATTTCAAGCTGGTGTTAAAGATTATAAATTGACTTACTACACCCCAGAGTATGAAACTAAGGATACTGATATCTTGGCAGCATTCCGAGTAAGTCCTCAGCCTGGGGTTCCGCCCGAAGAAGCAGGGGCTGCAGTAGCTGCCGAATCTTCTACTGGTACATGGACAACTGTTTGGACTGATGGACTTACCAGTCTTGATCGTTACAAAGGACGATGCTATCACATCGAGCCTGTTGCTGGGGAAGACAGCCAATGGATCTGTTATGTAGCTTATCCATTAGACCTATTTGAGGAGGGTTCCGTTACTAACATGTTTACTTCCATTGTGGGTAACGTATTTGGGTTCAAAGCCCTACGTGCTCTACGTTTGGAGGATCTACGAATTCCCCCTACTTATTCAAAAACTTTCCAAGGCCCGCCTCATGGTATCCAAGTTGAAAGAGATAAGTTGAACAAGTATGGCCGTCCTTTATTGGGATGTACTATTAAACCAAAATTGGGATTATCCGCAAAAAATTATGGTAGAGCGTGTTATGAGTGTCTACGTGGTGGACTTGATTTTACCAAAGATGATGAAAACGTAAACTCACAACCATTTATGCGCTGGAGAGACCGTTTTGTCTTTTGTGCCGAAGCTATTTATAAATCACAGGCCGAAACCGGTGAAATCAAGGGGCATTACTTGAATGCGACTGCGGGTACATGTGAAGAAATGATTAAGAGAGCTGTATTTGCGAGAGAATTAGGGGTTCCTATTGTAATGCATGACTACTTAACCGGGGGATTCACCGCAAATACTACTTTGGCTCACTATTGCCGCGACAATGGCTTA from Hordeum vulgare subsp. vulgare unplaced genomic scaffold, MorexV3_pseudomolecules_assembly, whole genome shotgun sequence carries:
- the LOC123423585 gene encoding NAD(P)H-quinone oxidoreductase subunit K, chloroplastic, giving the protein CGNRLSIPLGNEFRRIGCIRFYRSFDFRAYLSCRFSLCMAKRSLGMVLTEYLDKKKEGKDSIETVMNLIEFPLLDQTSSNSVISTTLNDLSNWSRLSSLWPLLYGTSCCFIEFASLIGSRFDFDRYGLVPRSSPRQADLILTAGTVTMKMAPSLVRLYEQMPEPKYVIAMGACTITGGMFSTDSYSTVRGVDKLIPVDVYLPGCPPKPEAVIDALTKLRKKISREIVEDRTLSQNKKRCFTTSHKLYVRRSTHTGTYEQELLYQSPSTLDISSETFLKSKSPVPSYKLVN
- the LOC123423590 gene encoding ATP synthase subunit beta, chloroplastic, which translates into the protein MRTNPTTSRPGVSTSEEKSTGRIDQIIGPVLDVTFPPGKLPYIYNALVVQSRDTADKQINVTCEVQQLLGNNRVRAVAMSATDGLMRGMEVIDTGAPLSVPVGGATLGRIFNVLGEPVDNLGPVDSSATFPIHRSAPAFIELDTKLSIFETGIKVVDLLAPYRRGGKIGLFGGAGVGKTVLIMELINNIAKAHGGVSVFGGVGERTREGNDLYMEMKESGVINEKNIEESKVALVYGQMNEPPGARMRVGLTALTMAEYFRDVNKQDVLLFIDNIFRFVQAGSEVSALLGRMPSAVGYQPTLSTEMGSLQERIASTKKGSITSIQAVYVPADDLTDPAPATTFAHLDATTVLSRGLASKGIYPAVDPLDSTSTMLQPRIVGNEHYETAQRVKETLQRYKELQDIIAILGLDELSEEDRLTVARARKIERFLSQPFFVAEVFTGSPGKYVALAETIRGFQLILSGELDGLPEQAFYLVGNIDEASTKAITLEEENKSQK
- the LOC123423591 gene encoding ribulose bisphosphate carboxylase large chain — encoded protein: MSPQTETKAGVGFQAGVKDYKLTYYTPEYETKDTDILAAFRVSPQPGVPPEEAGAAVAAESSTGTWTTVWTDGLTSLDRYKGRCYHIEPVAGEDSQWICYVAYPLDLFEEGSVTNMFTSIVGNVFGFKALRALRLEDLRIPPTYSKTFQGPPHGIQVERDKLNKYGRPLLGCTIKPKLGLSAKNYGRACYECLRGGLDFTKDDENVNSQPFMRWRDRFVFCAEAIYKSQAETGEIKGHYLNATAGTCEEMIKRAVFARELGVPIVMHDYLTGGFTANTTLAHYCRDNGLLLHIHRAMHAVIDRQKNHGMHFRVLAKALRMSGGDHIHSGTVVGKLEGEREMTLGFVDLLRDDFIEKDRARGIFFTQDWVSMPGVIPVASGGIHVWHMPALTEIFGDDSVLQFGGGTLGHPWGNAPGAAANRVALEACVQARNEGRDLAREGNEIIRAACKWSPELAAACEVWKAIKFEFEPVDTIDKKV